A segment of the Romboutsia sp. 13368 genome:
TTTTTAAATTTTACTTTTAGTTCCTCTACCGCATTATTATAAGGCGCTAATACTTCATCCCACTTTTCGTATTCCATATCGTCCACCCTTTATCTATTTTTCCATACATATCTATTTTAACATAAATCACTCGCTTTTTGTATAATAAAGCAAATCTCCATCTTTCAATGTGTAATCAACTTCATCTAAATCTATTAAATAACTAATTGAAGAAATTAATGATGATTTAACTCTATATTATTTTCTCTAAATGATTTWAAAAGTATTCCCTAATATATTTATTAACTTCATTAAATCACCTTTTATAATAATATTCTTTTCAATCTGTTAATCGCTCTATTTCTAACTTTTTCATCTTTAGATACTCTTATTTTTATATTATATGCAGTATCTTCATGTAATAAGTTTTCTATAAAGTACTCAACGACTCCTCTATCCTTGAACTCTATATCTATAATTCCCTTAGAGTATATATTTGAATCTAATATCATCAAATTATCTGCAAACTCTAATCGCTCACTTTTATTTAAATATCTTTCTTCTGGTATAAAGCTTTCGCAATATTTTATTTTAAAATTTACTACTTTATCGCTAATATCAAATCCATATTTAGATTTTATTAAACCTTGATATTCTATATTTCTCTCAGTTACATTATTTAAATTTTTATTATAATCTTCTTTTTTCCAATGACCAAATAATCTACAATTTAATGGCCTAACCTCATATATCATACATCTATTATCATCATCTTTAAATGGACATGGTTTCTTTTCTATATATTCTAAGAAGTAATAATCAATTATCTTACTTAAACACTTCTTTTTTAGTTCAGGTTTAGATTCTAAATAATTAAATATATTTATAAATTCAATCAAATTAGTTCCAACAGACTCCATACAACAGTTTCCGCATCCACTACAGTCTCCACTTGGTAACATTTTATAAACATTATTTAATTTATCAAATAACTTATTTTCATTTGAATATTTTATGCAATTTAAAACTTGATCCTTTTTTATACTAGTCATTATTATTACTCCTTGTTATAATTATTAAGTTAATACAAACAATTATTATAACACATATTTTTAGAATATTTATAGGAGGTTATTTCATGAATAGATATACAAAGATAATAAACATGATGGATAGTTATTATACTAAGGACTACGAAAAAACAAAAAAGAATATAACTAAAGTTAGAGAAGTTAGAGAAGAAACAGTTAGAAAATTCTTTTTACAAGGTGATTGCGAAGTTTTAGTAGTATTTGAAGAAACAGGTAGAGAAATACTTATAGACGATTTTTCATCTGAAGATGATATCAGAAAATATCTTGGGCCTAAATTTATAAATAAAAAAAGATAATATTTTTATAATATTAATGTATAAATTTAGATTTTGGGTCAATAATATTAATGTAAAATTAAATATTTAACTCAATCTCCCCCAATTTAGAGCCTTTGTTCCCCCAACATAGGCTCTCTTTGTATTCATTTTTAAATATAAATTATATGGTATAATACTGTTTTATATAAACAAATTTTAAGAGGTGATTACGTGTTAAATATAGGCAATTTAAATTTAGATATAGATTTTGATTATAGAATTATAAGAGAAGAAAACAATGATATTGATTTATTCATAGACATAAACTATCGCAGTTTAGATATAGATACCGATAGTAATGGTTTCTTTAATTCTAGAGTTCAATTTCCATATGTTAGGTCATTAATACTTAGAATAAATAAAGAAAGCAATATAATGACTGTTCATTTAATGAGAGATATAGATTTATTTTCTGCCTTTGCTAATTTTGAAGTTAATTATGATAATTGTGTAATAAATATAAAAAATGAATTTGAGAAGGTTAGAATGTTTAAATCTTAGTTCAAATTAAAAATAAAAATGAAGTCCTTATCAGGACTTCATTTTTATTTTATTTTATCATTTATAATTAATTGTATTAGAATCTATACATTAATATCCTTGAAATCACTAAGCATCTACTTTATCTAATGATTTATCTTTTTTATTTACTATTGGTTTTGCTTTATATATATCCTTATATATTTGAACTAATTCCGTTACTAATGGCAATCTTGGATTCGATGGAGTACATTGATCATCAAATGCATCTAGAGCTAATCTATCTATAGCTGCAAAATAAGTTTCCTCTTCTATTCCACATGCTTGTATAGTCATAGGCATATTTAATTCTTTCATTAAGTTTCTTATAGCTTCAACTAAGCTATTAACACCTTCTTCTGTAGTGTTGGCTTTTAATCCCAATACTTTTGCAATTTCAGCATATTTCTTATCTGCTACAAACGACTTATATTTTGGAAATGCCGCAAATTTACTTGGCATAGTAGCATTGTATTTTATTACATGAGGTAATAATATTGCATTAGCTCTTCCATGTGGTATATGGAATTCCGAACCTAATTTGTGAGCTAATGAGTGGTTAACACCTAAAAATGCATTTGCAAATGCCATACCTGCTATACAAGAAGCATTATGCATTTTCTCTCTAGCTTCTTTTCCTTCTGCTGTATTAGCTCCTTTGTATGATTTTGGTAAATATTCAAATACCATTTGTATAGCCTTCATAGCTAATGCATCTGTATAATCAGTTGCCATTGTAGAAACATAAGCTTCTATAGCATGAGTTAATACATCTAAGCCTGTATCAGCTGTAACTGCTGGTGGTACAGTCATTACAAATGTAGGATCTATTATAGCTACATCTGGCGTTAACTCATAATCAGCTAAAGGATATTTTATATTATCTACTTTATCAGTTATAACTGCAAAAGATGTAACCTCTGAACCTGTTCCTGAAGTAGTTGGTATAGCTACCATTTTTGCCTGTCTTCCTAGCTTAGGGAATTTATAAACTCTCTTTCTTATATCCATAAATTTAAGTCTTAAATCTTCAAAATCTGCATCTTGATTTTCATAGAATAACCACATACCTTTAGCGGCATCAATTGCAGACCCTCCACCTAAAGCTATTATTGTATCTGGCTTAAACTTTCTCATAGCTTCAGCACCATTTAAAACTGTATCTACAGATGGGTCTGGTTCTACATCTTCAAATACATCTATCATAACTGGATTTCTTCTTTTTCTTAAGTGGTACTCTAATTTTTCAACATATCCTAATTGAACCATAACTCTATCAGTAACTATCATTACCCTTTCAACTTCAGGTAATTTCTCTAAATATTGTACTGAACCAACTTCATGGTATATTCTTTCAGGCACTTTAAACCATTGCATATTTACTCTTCTTTTAGTAACCTTTTTTATATTTATTAAATTTACTGCTGATACGTTATCTGTTGTAGAATTGTTCCCCATAGATCCACATCCCAAAGTTAATGATGGTGTATTAACGTTATATATATCCCCTATTGCACCATGAGTAGAAGGTGCATTTACTAATAATCTTC
Coding sequences within it:
- a CDS encoding YkgJ family cysteine cluster protein: MTSIKKDQVLNCIKYSNENKLFDKLNNVYKMLPSGDCSGCGNCCMESVGTNLIEFINIFNYLESKPELKKKCLSKIIDYYFLEYIEKKPCPFKDDDNRCMIYEVRPLNCRLFGHWKKEDYNKNLNNVTERNIEYQGLIKSKYGFDISDKVVNFKIKYCESFIPEERYLNKSERLEFADNLMILDSNIYSKGIIDIEFKDRGVVEYFIENLLHEDTAYNIKIRVSKDEKVRNRAINRLKRILL
- the adhE gene encoding bifunctional acetaldehyde-CoA/alcohol dehydrogenase, which produces MNKNIKSELNVDNMVNDLVVKGNKAKDEMLKLDQEAVDKIVAAMAKAGLEKHIELAQMAVEETNRGIFEDKVTKNIFATEYIYNSIKYTKTVGIIEENDEEGYMMVAEPIGVVAGVTPVTNPTSTTMFKALISIKGRNPIIFSFHPSAQKCSSEAARVLRDAAIEAGAPENCIQWIETPSLEASSALMKHNGVSLILATGGSGMVKSAYSSGKPALGVGAGNVPCFIEKSADVKQAVNDLILSKTFDNGMICASEQAVIVEESIYDEVVGLMKAYNCYFVNDKEKELLEKTVINSDTKAINSNIVGQTPYKIAQMAGFEVPKDAKMIVAEIGGVGIDYPLSKEKLSPVLACIKVKDAQEGIQRCIEMTEFGGLGHSAVIHSNDDDIILEFSQKVRTGRLLVNAPSTHGAIGDIYNVNTPSLTLGCGSMGNNSTTDNVSAVNLINIKKVTKRRVNMQWFKVPERIYHEVGSVQYLEKLPEVERVMIVTDRVMVQLGYVEKLEYHLRKRRNPVMIDVFEDVEPDPSVDTVLNGAEAMRKFKPDTIIALGGGSAIDAAKGMWLFYENQDADFEDLRLKFMDIRKRVYKFPKLGRQAKMVAIPTTSGTGSEVTSFAVITDKVDNIKYPLADYELTPDVAIIDPTFVMTVPPAVTADTGLDVLTHAIEAYVSTMATDYTDALAMKAIQMVFEYLPKSYKGANTAEGKEAREKMHNASCIAGMAFANAFLGVNHSLAHKLGSEFHIPHGRANAILLPHVIKYNATMPSKFAAFPKYKSFVADKKYAEIAKVLGLKANTTEEGVNSLVEAIRNLMKELNMPMTIQACGIEEETYFAAIDRLALDAFDDQCTPSNPRLPLVTELVQIYKDIYKAKPIVNKKDKSLDKVDA